From Streptomyces sp. Edi4, one genomic window encodes:
- a CDS encoding leucyl aminopeptidase produces MTALTLSTAGAATLRADALVVGVAKAAGPKGGLVVAPGAEAVDKAFDGKLAAVLETLGACGAEGEVTKAVSPSGLKAPFVLAVGLGTAPAKDEAYASEVLRTAAGNAARALHGIKKAAFALPIEAAEDIEAIGEGALLGSYAFTAYQDRGADAKGPLAEVTLLGAKPRDKAHKAAVERSLALAEEINRARDLVNTPPNDLTPEAFAAVVSAAGKEHGLKVQVLDEKALEKGGFGGILGVGVGSKNPPRLVKISYTHAKNAKHLAFVGKGITYDSGGISLKPAGHNETMKCDMAGAAAVFAAVVTAARLGVEANVTGWLALAENMPSGSATRPGDVLRMYSGKTVEVLNTDAEGRLVLADALWKASEEKPDAIVDVATLTGAMVLALGDHTFGIMANDDAFRTAIHEIAEEAGEQSWPMPLPKNLRKTMDSPTADIANMGVRMGGGLIAGLFLKEFVGEGITWAHLDIAGPAYNEGGPHGYTPKGGTGSSVRTLVRLAEHAAAGDLG; encoded by the coding sequence GTGACTGCTCTGACTCTCAGCACTGCCGGCGCGGCGACGCTGCGCGCCGACGCCCTCGTCGTCGGCGTCGCCAAGGCCGCCGGCCCCAAGGGTGGGCTGGTCGTCGCGCCGGGCGCCGAGGCCGTGGACAAGGCGTTCGACGGAAAGCTCGCCGCCGTCCTGGAGACCCTCGGCGCCTGCGGCGCTGAGGGTGAGGTGACCAAGGCCGTGTCGCCCTCCGGCCTCAAGGCGCCGTTCGTCCTCGCGGTCGGCCTCGGCACCGCCCCCGCCAAGGACGAGGCGTACGCCTCCGAGGTGCTGCGCACCGCCGCGGGCAACGCCGCCCGCGCCCTGCACGGCATCAAGAAGGCCGCCTTCGCGCTGCCCATCGAGGCCGCCGAGGACATCGAGGCGATCGGCGAGGGCGCCCTGCTCGGCTCCTACGCCTTCACCGCGTACCAGGATCGCGGCGCCGACGCCAAGGGCCCGCTCGCCGAGGTGACGCTGCTCGGCGCCAAGCCGCGCGACAAGGCCCACAAGGCCGCCGTCGAGCGCTCCCTGGCCCTGGCCGAGGAGATCAACCGCGCCCGCGACCTGGTCAACACCCCGCCGAACGACCTGACCCCCGAGGCCTTCGCCGCGGTCGTCTCGGCCGCCGGCAAGGAGCACGGCCTCAAGGTGCAGGTGCTCGACGAGAAGGCGCTGGAGAAGGGCGGCTTCGGCGGCATCCTCGGCGTCGGCGTCGGCTCGAAGAACCCGCCGCGCCTGGTGAAGATCTCCTACACCCACGCCAAGAACGCCAAGCACCTGGCCTTCGTCGGCAAGGGCATCACCTACGACTCGGGCGGCATCTCGCTCAAGCCGGCCGGCCACAACGAGACGATGAAGTGCGACATGGCCGGCGCCGCCGCCGTGTTCGCCGCCGTCGTCACGGCCGCGCGCCTGGGCGTCGAGGCCAACGTCACCGGCTGGCTTGCGCTGGCCGAGAACATGCCATCGGGCTCCGCGACCCGCCCCGGCGACGTGCTGCGCATGTACAGCGGCAAGACCGTGGAGGTCCTGAACACCGACGCCGAGGGCCGGCTCGTGCTGGCCGACGCGCTGTGGAAGGCCTCCGAGGAGAAGCCGGACGCGATCGTGGACGTCGCCACCCTGACCGGCGCGATGGTGCTGGCCCTCGGTGACCACACCTTCGGGATCATGGCCAACGACGACGCCTTCCGCACCGCGATCCACGAGATCGCGGAGGAGGCCGGCGAGCAGTCCTGGCCGATGCCGCTGCCGAAGAACCTGCGCAAGACGATGGACTCCCCCACCGCCGACATCGCCAACATGGGCGTGCGGATGGGCGGCGGTCTCATCGCCGGCCTGTTCCTGAAGGAGTTCGTCGGCGAGGGCATCACCTGGGCCCACCTGGACATCGCGGGTCCCGCCTACAACGAGGGCGGCCCGCACGGCTACACCCCCAAGGGCGGCACCGGCTCCTCGGTGCGCACCCTGGTCCGGCTCGCGGAGCACGCCGCCGCGGGCGACCTCGGCTGA